From Amycolatopsis cihanbeyliensis, a single genomic window includes:
- a CDS encoding peptide ABC transporter substrate-binding protein, with the protein MCRRVRAVLASMLLLVTVVACTGDERAPAAPGTFSVALGEPASLLPAEITDLPGRLVADAVWTPLTAPGDGQGAEPEPLAAESITSTDQRSWTIRLRAGMRFHDGTPVTAQAYVDTWEAAEREGWAGATVLTETLRAEKFRATGERTIELVLERPLGQVPLILGSTALLPLPPSAVAARDWAGFARHPVGNGPYRLAEDWRPGAGARLTRFEGYRGPRPGTAREIGLRVAADAAEQYELARTGEVDLATEVPGDQHHRMAEDFGDRVLMWPLPELTMLGVPAGDERFADAASRHAIALAIDRAALEEGPLGHQVDLASALLPPAMPLGHRSGTCRPCNHDPRAAQALWEQAGKPAPELAVHFAEGTGQESWVRPLAEQLGDMLGSTARPSPVPAAEYRELLERGTADGLFVLSHVLRTRSPHELLAPLRSGAGSNRTGYASEGFDQMMAEAGGAAELGTSGELYRLAENQLLRDLPVIPLWSRHGHAVWGERLGGVTASPNLAIDLAAIDVPS; encoded by the coding sequence ATGTGCCGCAGGGTCCGCGCCGTTCTCGCCAGCATGCTGCTGCTCGTCACCGTGGTGGCCTGCACGGGAGACGAGCGGGCCCCGGCGGCCCCCGGCACCTTCTCCGTGGCGCTGGGCGAACCGGCCAGCCTGCTGCCAGCCGAGATCACGGACCTGCCGGGCCGCCTGGTGGCCGACGCGGTATGGACGCCGCTGACCGCACCGGGCGACGGGCAGGGCGCCGAACCGGAACCACTGGCGGCCGAGTCGATCACCAGCACCGACCAGCGCAGCTGGACGATCCGCCTGCGTGCCGGGATGCGCTTCCACGACGGAACCCCGGTCACCGCACAGGCCTATGTGGACACCTGGGAGGCCGCGGAGCGGGAAGGCTGGGCCGGGGCCACGGTACTCACCGAAACCCTGCGTGCCGAGAAGTTCCGGGCAACCGGTGAGCGCACGATCGAGCTCGTCCTCGAGCGCCCGCTCGGCCAGGTGCCGCTGATCCTCGGTTCCACCGCGCTGCTGCCCCTGCCGCCTTCGGCCGTGGCGGCGCGGGACTGGGCCGGGTTCGCGCGGCATCCGGTCGGCAACGGCCCCTACCGCCTGGCCGAGGACTGGCGCCCCGGCGCCGGTGCCCGGCTGACCCGGTTCGAAGGCTACCGGGGTCCGCGGCCCGGCACGGCGAGGGAGATCGGCCTGCGGGTGGCGGCGGACGCGGCCGAGCAGTACGAGCTGGCCCGTACCGGCGAGGTCGACCTGGCCACCGAGGTCCCGGGGGACCAGCATCACCGGATGGCCGAGGACTTCGGCGACCGGGTGCTGATGTGGCCGCTGCCCGAGCTGACCATGCTCGGCGTGCCCGCCGGGGACGAGCGGTTTGCCGACGCCGCGAGCAGGCACGCGATCGCGCTGGCCATCGACAGGGCCGCACTCGAGGAGGGACCGCTCGGGCACCAGGTCGACCTGGCCAGCGCCTTGCTGCCACCCGCGATGCCGCTCGGCCACCGCTCAGGGACCTGCCGCCCGTGCAACCACGATCCGCGGGCGGCGCAGGCCCTCTGGGAGCAGGCGGGAAAACCGGCCCCGGAACTGGCGGTGCACTTCGCGGAAGGGACCGGGCAGGAGTCCTGGGTGCGGCCGCTGGCCGAGCAGCTCGGGGACATGCTCGGCAGCACCGCGCGGCCCAGCCCCGTTCCGGCCGCCGAGTACCGGGAACTGCTCGAGCGGGGAACGGCCGACGGCCTGTTCGTGTTGTCCCACGTGCTGCGCACCCGCAGCCCGCACGAGCTGCTCGCGCCGCTGCGGTCCGGCGCGGGGAGCAACCGCACCGGCTACGCCAGCGAGGGGTTCGACCAGATGATGGCCGAAGCGGGCGGTGCGGCCGAGCTCGGCACCAGTGGCGAGCTGTACCGCCTCGCGGAGAACCAGCTGCTGCGGGACCTTCCGGTGATCCCGCTGTGGTCCCGGCACGGCCACGCGGTCTGGGGTGAGCGCCTCGGTGGTGTCACCGCGAGCCCCAACCTCGCCATCGACCTCGCCGCGATAGACGTCCCCTCCTGA
- a CDS encoding elongation factor G, producing the protein MNTLNLGILAHVDAGKTSLTERLLHAAGVIDEVGSVDEGSTRTDSLALERARGITIKSAVVSFVVDDVTINLIDTPGHPDFIAEVERVLTVLDGAVLVLSAVEGVQAQTRVLMRTLRRLGIPTLLFVNKIDRRGADTERVCRDIAAKLSSTAISMGRTHGQGTRGCGFVPYGATTPGFPGRLTEVLAERDDDILAAYLGQRRAVPYDRLRTELSGQTGQAVVYPVYFGSAMTGAGIPELITGITGLLPAGSGEVDGPAAGGVFKVERGPAGERVAYVRMFSGTVRVRDRLRLRDGSEGKVTAIEVFDRGGTTRRTAVSAGRIGLLHGLGGVRIGDPIGVSGKDLTRQHFAPPTLETVVVPRHQEQRGALHLALTQLAEQDPLINLRQDDLRKEIAVSLYGEVQKEVIGATLTEEFGVAVTFRETTTICLERPAGTGAAAEILHEGENPFLATVGLRVDPAPPGTGVDFRLEVEPGSLPSAFRTAVEETVRETLSQGIHGWEVTDCVVTMTRSGYLARQSRSHGTFDKSMSSTAGDFRNLTPLVLMDALCRAGTRVYEPLHHFRIELPEDTLGTLAPVLAQLDAVPRETRAHGAACLLEGEIPAARVHELHQRLPGLTRGEGVLECAYHRHEPVRGPAPSRPRTDHNPLNRKEYLLNARRRVRS; encoded by the coding sequence TTGAATACGTTGAACCTCGGGATTCTGGCCCATGTGGACGCCGGTAAGACCAGTCTGACCGAACGGCTGCTGCACGCGGCCGGGGTCATCGACGAGGTCGGCAGCGTCGACGAGGGCAGTACCCGAACCGACTCGCTGGCACTGGAACGGGCCCGCGGCATCACGATCAAATCCGCCGTGGTCTCGTTCGTCGTGGACGACGTCACGATCAACCTGATCGACACGCCAGGACATCCGGACTTCATCGCCGAGGTGGAGCGGGTGCTGACCGTGCTGGACGGCGCCGTGCTGGTGCTGTCCGCCGTGGAGGGCGTGCAGGCCCAGACCCGGGTGCTGATGCGGACCCTGCGACGGCTGGGCATCCCCACCCTCCTCTTCGTGAACAAGATCGACCGCCGCGGCGCGGACACCGAGCGGGTGTGTCGGGATATCGCGGCGAAACTGAGCTCGACCGCGATCTCCATGGGCCGCACACACGGCCAGGGGACGCGGGGATGCGGCTTTGTGCCGTACGGCGCGACCACACCCGGGTTCCCGGGGAGACTGACCGAGGTGCTCGCCGAGCGCGACGACGACATCCTTGCGGCCTACCTCGGCCAGCGCCGTGCCGTGCCCTACGACCGGCTCCGCACCGAGCTGTCCGGGCAGACCGGGCAAGCGGTGGTGTATCCGGTGTACTTCGGCTCGGCGATGACCGGGGCCGGGATTCCGGAGCTCATCACGGGTATCACCGGATTGCTGCCCGCCGGGAGTGGTGAGGTCGACGGCCCGGCCGCGGGAGGTGTCTTCAAGGTGGAGCGCGGTCCGGCGGGGGAGCGGGTCGCCTACGTCCGGATGTTCTCCGGCACGGTGCGGGTGCGGGACCGGCTGCGCCTGCGGGACGGCAGCGAGGGGAAGGTCACCGCGATCGAGGTCTTCGACCGTGGTGGCACGACCCGCCGCACCGCGGTGTCCGCGGGGCGGATCGGCCTGCTGCACGGTCTCGGCGGTGTCCGGATCGGCGACCCGATCGGTGTGTCCGGAAAGGACCTGACGCGGCAGCACTTCGCCCCGCCGACCCTGGAAACGGTGGTCGTTCCCCGCCACCAGGAGCAGCGCGGCGCGCTGCACCTTGCGCTCACCCAGCTCGCCGAGCAGGACCCGCTGATCAACCTGCGGCAGGACGACCTCCGCAAGGAGATCGCGGTCTCGCTCTACGGGGAAGTGCAGAAAGAAGTCATCGGCGCCACCCTGACCGAGGAGTTCGGAGTCGCGGTCACCTTCCGCGAGACGACCACGATCTGCCTCGAACGCCCGGCCGGAACCGGGGCGGCGGCCGAGATCCTGCACGAGGGGGAGAACCCCTTCCTGGCGACCGTGGGGCTGCGGGTCGACCCCGCACCGCCCGGTACCGGGGTGGACTTCCGGCTGGAGGTCGAGCCGGGCTCGCTGCCGTCCGCCTTCCGCACGGCGGTGGAGGAGACCGTGCGGGAGACATTGAGCCAGGGGATCCACGGCTGGGAGGTCACCGACTGCGTGGTGACCATGACGCGTTCCGGTTACCTCGCGCGGCAGAGCCGCTCGCACGGCACCTTCGACAAGAGCATGTCGAGCACCGCGGGGGACTTCCGCAACCTGACTCCGCTGGTGCTGATGGACGCCCTGTGCCGGGCCGGAACCAGGGTGTACGAGCCGTTGCACCACTTCCGGATCGAGCTGCCGGAGGACACCCTCGGCACATTGGCCCCGGTACTGGCACAGCTGGACGCGGTACCGCGGGAAACCAGGGCACACGGAGCCGCCTGCCTGCTGGAGGGCGAGATCCCGGCCGCGCGGGTGCACGAGCTGCACCAGCGGCTACCCGGGCTGACCAGGGGCGAGGGGGTGCTCGAATGTGCCTACCACCGCCACGAGCCGGTCCGTGGCCCGGCGCCGTCCCGGCCGCGGACCGACCACAACCCGCTCAACCGCAAGGAGTATCTGCTGAACGCGCGGCGGAGGGTCCGGTCGTGA
- the gltB gene encoding glutamate synthase large subunit, with protein sequence MTRHAESRTQPPAGGLYDEQYEHDACGVAFVADLAGRRDHGIVRKALTALRNLEHRGARGAEPETGDGAGILIQIPDAFFREVVDFELPEAGTYAAGIAFLPVDEADRDKAMSTIERIAAEEDLRILGWRELPVDTEHVGPTAASTMPHFAQLFLAPRREEAPGAEADPELALERAAFVVRKRAEHALEAAEVYFPSLSSRTIVYKGMLTEPQVPRFFPDLTDERVTSAIGLVHSRFSTNTFPSWPLAHPYRYVAHNGEINTLRGNRNWMDARESMLSTDLIQGDLERIYPIITRGASDSASFDEVLEMLHLGGRPLPHAVLMMIPEAWENHAEMDSRRRAFYEFHSTLMEPWDGPALVSFTDGTQIGAVLDRNGLRPARYWVTEDGLVVLASEVGVLELDPASVVQKGRLEPGRMFLVDTAQGRIVDDEEIKGELAAEHPYGEWVDAGLLHLEELPEREREVPTHASLVRRQQAFGYTEEELDVLLEPMARGGAEPIGSMGNDSPLAPLSSRSRQLFDYFTQLFAQVTNPPLDAIREELVTALGAQLGSEPNLLEAGPHSCRRIVLPFPVLDNDELAKLVHINDDGDLPEFQAVTVLGRYEVAGGGEALLRRLDEIRAEVSEAIEDGARLIVLSDRGVDEKYAPIPSLLLTGAVHHHLVREKTRTQVGLVVEAGDAREVHHIALLVGYGVAAVNPYMAMATVEEMAERGLIAGADARQATRNLIKALGKGVRKTMSKMGVSTVASYTGAQIFEAIGLNEEVIETCFTGTTSRIGGVGFDTLALEVQQRHAKAYPVHGGRPSHRELETGGDYQWRREGEPHVFNPHTVFKLQHSTRAGKYEIFKEYTQAVDEQSERLLTLRGLFGLKEGVRPPVPIEEVEPISEVVKRFATGAISYGSISEEMHQTLAIAMNRLGGKSNTGEGGEDPDRLYDPERRSAVKQVASGRFGVTSEYLVNADDIQIKMAQGAKPGEGGQLPGGKVYPWIAKTRYSTPGVGLISPPPHHDIYSIEDLAQLIHDLKNANPAARIHVKLVSEVGVGTVAAGVSKAHADVVLISGHDGGTGASPLSSIKHAGGPWELGLAETQQTLLTNRLRDRIVVQTDGQLKTGRDVLIAALLGAEEFGFATAPLVVSGCIMMRVCHLDTCPVGVATQNPTLRAKFNGKADYVVNFFEFIAQEVREYLAALGFRSIEEAVGHAELLDTRKAVEHWKASGLDLSPIFHVPELPPRAARHQVVAQDHGLDKALDNTLIQLAEGALASGDKVRLELPVRNVNRTVGTMLGSELTKHWGGEGLPDDTIDVTFTGTAGQSFGAFVPKGITLRLFGDGNDYVAKGLSGGRVVVRPPREAQFAAEEHIIAGNVIGYGATGGEIFLRGKVGERFCVRNSGALAVVEGVGDHGCEYMTGGQVVVLGSVGRNFAAGMSGGVAYVLDLPAHRVNQEMVDLDPLDDEDGELLRDAVERHHAETGSAVAHALLTDWDLALPRFGKVMPKDYKRVLRAQAAAEREGRDVNEAIMEAAHG encoded by the coding sequence GTGACCCGCCACGCAGAGAGTCGTACCCAGCCTCCGGCCGGAGGACTGTACGACGAGCAGTACGAGCACGACGCTTGCGGCGTTGCCTTCGTCGCCGACCTGGCAGGCCGGCGCGACCACGGGATCGTGCGCAAGGCACTGACCGCCCTGCGCAACCTGGAACACCGCGGCGCCCGCGGCGCCGAGCCGGAGACCGGTGACGGCGCGGGCATCCTGATCCAGATCCCGGACGCCTTCTTCCGCGAGGTCGTGGACTTCGAACTGCCCGAGGCGGGCACCTACGCGGCGGGTATCGCCTTCCTCCCTGTGGACGAGGCGGACCGGGACAAGGCGATGAGCACCATCGAGCGGATCGCGGCCGAGGAGGACCTGCGCATCCTGGGCTGGCGCGAGCTGCCGGTGGACACCGAGCACGTCGGCCCCACGGCGGCGAGCACGATGCCGCACTTCGCTCAGCTGTTCCTGGCCCCGCGCCGCGAGGAGGCTCCCGGCGCGGAGGCCGACCCGGAGCTGGCGCTGGAGCGTGCCGCGTTCGTCGTGCGCAAGCGCGCCGAGCACGCGCTGGAGGCCGCCGAGGTCTACTTCCCGAGCCTCTCCTCGCGCACCATCGTCTACAAAGGAATGCTCACCGAGCCCCAGGTGCCGCGGTTCTTCCCCGACCTGACCGACGAGCGAGTGACCAGCGCCATCGGCCTGGTGCACTCCCGCTTCTCCACCAACACCTTTCCTTCCTGGCCGCTGGCGCACCCGTACCGCTACGTGGCGCACAACGGGGAGATCAACACGCTGCGCGGCAACCGGAACTGGATGGACGCGCGCGAGTCGATGCTGTCCACCGACCTGATCCAGGGTGACCTCGAGCGGATCTACCCGATCATCACCCGCGGCGCGAGCGACTCCGCCTCCTTCGACGAGGTGCTGGAGATGCTGCATCTCGGCGGCAGGCCGCTGCCGCACGCGGTGTTGATGATGATCCCGGAAGCCTGGGAGAACCACGCCGAGATGGACTCGCGGCGCCGGGCCTTCTACGAGTTCCACTCCACGCTGATGGAACCGTGGGACGGCCCCGCACTGGTGTCCTTCACCGACGGCACGCAGATCGGTGCGGTACTGGACCGCAACGGCCTGCGCCCGGCGCGCTACTGGGTCACCGAGGACGGGCTGGTCGTGCTGGCCAGTGAGGTCGGCGTGCTGGAGCTGGACCCGGCGAGCGTGGTGCAGAAGGGCAGGCTGGAGCCCGGCCGGATGTTTCTGGTGGACACCGCGCAGGGGCGGATCGTCGACGACGAGGAGATCAAGGGCGAACTGGCCGCCGAGCACCCGTATGGCGAATGGGTGGATGCCGGGCTACTGCACCTGGAGGAGCTGCCCGAACGCGAGCGAGAGGTACCGACACACGCCTCACTGGTCCGTCGCCAGCAGGCCTTCGGCTACACCGAGGAGGAGCTGGACGTCCTGCTCGAGCCGATGGCCCGTGGCGGGGCGGAGCCGATCGGCTCGATGGGCAACGACTCACCGCTGGCCCCGCTTTCCAGCCGGTCGCGACAGCTGTTCGACTACTTCACCCAGCTCTTCGCCCAGGTCACCAACCCGCCGTTGGACGCGATCCGGGAGGAGTTGGTGACCGCGCTGGGCGCCCAACTCGGCTCGGAACCGAACCTGCTGGAAGCCGGTCCGCACTCCTGCCGCCGGATCGTGCTGCCGTTCCCGGTGCTGGACAACGACGAGCTGGCCAAGCTGGTGCACATCAACGACGACGGTGACCTGCCGGAGTTCCAGGCGGTCACCGTGCTCGGCCGGTACGAGGTGGCCGGCGGCGGCGAGGCGCTGCTGCGCAGGCTGGACGAGATCCGCGCCGAGGTCTCCGAGGCGATCGAGGACGGCGCCCGGCTGATCGTGCTGTCCGACCGCGGGGTGGACGAGAAGTACGCGCCGATCCCCTCGCTGCTGCTCACCGGCGCGGTGCATCACCACCTGGTGCGCGAGAAGACCCGTACCCAGGTCGGCCTGGTGGTGGAGGCGGGCGATGCCCGCGAGGTGCATCACATCGCGCTGCTGGTGGGCTACGGCGTGGCCGCGGTGAACCCGTACATGGCGATGGCCACGGTGGAGGAGATGGCCGAACGTGGCCTGATTGCCGGGGCGGACGCCAGGCAGGCCACCCGTAACCTGATCAAGGCGCTCGGCAAGGGCGTGCGCAAGACGATGTCCAAGATGGGCGTCTCCACGGTGGCCTCCTACACCGGCGCGCAGATCTTCGAGGCGATCGGGCTGAACGAGGAGGTCATCGAGACCTGCTTCACCGGGACCACCTCCCGGATCGGCGGGGTCGGCTTCGACACCCTGGCGCTGGAGGTGCAGCAACGGCACGCCAAGGCGTACCCGGTGCACGGCGGCAGGCCCAGCCACCGCGAGCTGGAGACCGGCGGCGACTACCAGTGGCGGCGCGAGGGCGAGCCGCATGTGTTCAACCCGCACACCGTGTTCAAGCTGCAGCACTCCACCCGCGCCGGCAAGTACGAGATCTTCAAGGAGTACACCCAGGCCGTCGACGAGCAGTCCGAGCGGTTGTTGACACTGCGCGGGTTGTTCGGCCTCAAGGAGGGGGTGCGGCCGCCGGTGCCGATCGAGGAGGTCGAACCGATCTCCGAGGTCGTGAAGCGGTTCGCCACCGGCGCGATCTCCTACGGCTCGATCTCCGAGGAGATGCATCAGACCCTGGCGATCGCGATGAACCGGCTCGGCGGCAAGTCGAACACCGGCGAGGGCGGCGAGGACCCGGACCGGCTCTACGACCCGGAACGCCGGTCCGCGGTGAAACAGGTCGCGAGTGGACGGTTCGGGGTGACCAGCGAGTACCTGGTGAACGCCGACGACATCCAGATCAAGATGGCGCAGGGCGCCAAGCCCGGTGAGGGCGGCCAGCTGCCCGGCGGGAAGGTGTACCCGTGGATCGCCAAGACGCGGTACTCCACGCCGGGCGTCGGGCTGATCTCTCCCCCACCGCACCACGACATCTACTCCATCGAGGACCTCGCCCAGCTGATCCACGACCTGAAGAACGCCAACCCGGCGGCGCGGATCCATGTGAAGCTGGTTTCCGAGGTCGGGGTCGGCACGGTCGCCGCCGGCGTGTCCAAGGCGCACGCCGACGTGGTGCTGATCTCCGGGCACGACGGTGGCACCGGTGCCTCGCCACTGTCCTCGATCAAGCACGCGGGCGGGCCGTGGGAGCTCGGCCTCGCCGAGACCCAGCAGACCCTGCTGACGAACCGGCTGCGGGACCGGATCGTGGTGCAGACCGACGGCCAGCTGAAGACCGGAAGGGACGTGCTGATCGCCGCGCTGCTCGGGGCGGAGGAGTTCGGCTTCGCCACCGCGCCGCTGGTGGTCTCCGGCTGCATCATGATGCGGGTCTGTCACCTGGACACCTGCCCGGTCGGGGTGGCGACGCAGAATCCCACCCTGCGCGCGAAGTTCAACGGCAAGGCGGACTACGTGGTGAACTTCTTCGAGTTCATCGCGCAGGAGGTGCGGGAGTACCTCGCCGCGCTGGGCTTCCGGTCCATCGAGGAGGCCGTGGGGCACGCGGAGTTGCTGGACACCCGCAAGGCGGTGGAGCACTGGAAGGCATCCGGCCTCGACCTCTCGCCGATCTTCCACGTGCCGGAGCTGCCGCCGCGGGCGGCACGGCACCAGGTGGTCGCGCAGGACCACGGCCTGGACAAGGCGCTGGACAACACGCTGATCCAGCTGGCCGAGGGCGCGCTCGCCTCCGGGGACAAGGTGCGGCTGGAACTGCCGGTACGCAACGTGAACCGCACGGTGGGCACGATGCTCGGCTCGGAGCTGACCAAGCACTGGGGCGGCGAGGGCCTTCCGGACGACACCATCGACGTGACCTTCACCGGTACCGCGGGGCAGTCCTTCGGCGCGTTCGTGCCGAAGGGGATCACCCTGCGGCTGTTCGGTGACGGCAACGACTACGTCGCCAAGGGCCTTTCCGGTGGGCGGGTCGTCGTGCGCCCGCCGCGGGAGGCACAGTTCGCGGCTGAGGAGCACATCATCGCGGGTAACGTGATCGGCTACGGCGCGACCGGCGGGGAGATCTTCCTGCGCGGCAAGGTCGGTGAGCGGTTCTGCGTGCGCAACTCGGGCGCGCTCGCGGTGGTCGAGGGCGTGGGCGACCACGGTTGCGAGTACATGACCGGCGGCCAGGTGGTGGTGCTGGGATCGGTCGGCCGCAACTTCGCGGCCGGGATGTCCGGCGGCGTGGCCTACGTGCTCGACCTGCCCGCGCACCGGGTGAACCAGGAGATGGTGGACCTGGACCCGCTGGACGACGAGGACGGCGAACTGTTGCGGGACGCCGTGGAGCGGCACCACGCGGAGACCGGATCGGCGGTGGCGCACGCGTTGCTCACCGACTGGGACCTTGCGCTACCCCGGTTCGGCAAGGTCATGCCCAAGGACTACAAGCGTGTCCTGCGAGCGCAGGCCGCGGCCGAGCGCGAGGGCAGGGACGTGAACGAGGCGATCATGGAGGCCGCACATGGCTGA
- a CDS encoding LVIVD repeat-containing protein has product MVPRRGIARSGLVLTLAAATAFSAPAAFACDSEHVPGGGHAATAETRTTPATSESKNVRHLGNVPDAQGAISMQFLQYGRGHRKRDVMLVSGEFGLKSYDLTGDPTRPKALGELSMPGMWETEDTVVDAKRKLVFLARDPRAFDGNTDNGESGIYVVDASDPANLTTLSYVRVPAGHTTTCVNDCRYLWTGGPAKAESMPQDWGGRPIWVTDVRDPRHPKVFPEPIDLGRNDGKTDYVHDVQVDAHGVAWTSGRGGVRGYWTHGLRWDPVRHRLRWASAVDPVPYAGGGIDELAAESTFMHNSFRPVGRRLADGGKSRHGRRGNLIYVTEEAFEPGCAGDGVLVIASLRGSRGGQGWRSTPERPFRLDTVGTWSVAGQEGSDPDSGSCSAHYFDVRGDVLVQSFYAQGTRFLDVSDPTNPTQIAYHREADAASWQPYWHRGLVYVADNNRGVDILKLTR; this is encoded by the coding sequence ATGGTGCCTCGACGTGGCATCGCGCGTTCCGGTCTCGTACTCACCCTGGCCGCGGCGACGGCGTTCTCCGCACCGGCCGCGTTCGCCTGCGACTCCGAGCACGTCCCCGGTGGTGGTCACGCGGCCACGGCCGAGACGCGGACGACCCCGGCGACCAGCGAGAGCAAGAACGTCCGGCATCTGGGCAACGTGCCGGACGCGCAGGGCGCGATCTCGATGCAGTTCCTGCAGTACGGCCGGGGGCACCGCAAGCGCGACGTCATGCTGGTCTCCGGCGAGTTCGGGCTGAAGTCCTACGACCTCACCGGCGATCCCACCCGGCCCAAGGCACTCGGCGAGCTGTCCATGCCCGGGATGTGGGAGACCGAGGACACCGTGGTCGACGCGAAGCGCAAGCTGGTGTTCCTCGCCAGGGACCCGCGGGCGTTCGACGGCAACACCGACAACGGCGAGTCCGGGATCTACGTGGTGGACGCCTCCGACCCGGCGAACCTGACCACGCTCAGCTACGTGCGGGTGCCCGCCGGGCACACCACGACCTGCGTCAACGACTGCCGATACCTGTGGACCGGCGGGCCCGCCAAGGCCGAGTCGATGCCGCAGGATTGGGGCGGGCGGCCGATCTGGGTGACCGACGTCCGCGATCCGCGGCACCCCAAGGTGTTCCCTGAGCCGATCGACCTGGGTCGCAACGACGGCAAGACCGACTACGTGCACGACGTTCAGGTGGACGCGCACGGCGTGGCGTGGACCTCCGGCCGGGGTGGTGTCCGCGGCTACTGGACGCACGGGCTGCGCTGGGACCCGGTGCGGCACCGGCTGCGCTGGGCAAGCGCGGTCGACCCCGTTCCGTACGCGGGTGGCGGGATCGACGAGCTGGCCGCGGAGTCGACGTTCATGCACAACAGCTTCCGCCCGGTGGGCAGGCGGCTGGCCGACGGCGGCAAGTCGCGGCACGGCAGGCGGGGCAACCTGATCTACGTGACCGAGGAGGCCTTCGAGCCCGGCTGCGCGGGTGACGGGGTACTGGTGATCGCCTCGCTGCGCGGTTCGCGGGGCGGCCAGGGCTGGCGCTCGACCCCGGAGCGGCCGTTCCGGCTGGACACGGTCGGCACCTGGAGCGTGGCGGGCCAGGAGGGCAGCGACCCCGACAGCGGCAGCTGTTCCGCGCACTACTTCGACGTGCGCGGGGACGTGCTGGTGCAGTCCTTCTACGCCCAGGGCACCCGGTTCCTGGACGTCAGCGACCCGACCAACCCCACGCAGATCGCCTACCACCGGGAGGCGGACGCGGCGTCCTGGCAGCCGTACTGGCACCGGGGCCTGGTCTACGTGGCCGACAACAACCGGGGCGTCGATATCCTGAAGCTGACCCGCTGA
- a CDS encoding glutamate synthase subunit beta encodes MADPKGFLTTKRETPKSRPVDLRLMDWREVYEDFATSRLEKQAGRCMDCGIPFCHEGCPLGNLIPEWNTLVWRDDWQDAIERLHATNNFPEFTGTLCPAPCETACVLGINDDPVTIKRVEISIIDRAWEEGWVQPQLPETRTGRKVAVVGSGPSGLAAAQQLTRAGHDVVVFERADAIGGLLRYGIPEFKMEKFRLDRRLEQMRAEGTEFRAGVNVGVDITAEQLRSEYDAVVLAGGATAWRDLPITGREAEGVYQAMEYLPPANRVASGARESTPIDAKGKHVVVIGGGDTGADCVGTAHRQGAASVTQLEIMPRPPQSRAETQPWPTYPMIYRVSSAHEEGGERIYSVNTQEFLADDEGRLRALRLVEVRNEDGKFVPVEGTEQEIPAQLTLLAMGFVGPEKAGLLEDLGVELDQRGNVARNSSFQTSVDNVFVAGDMGRGQSLIVWAIAEGRSAAAGVDAYLTGRDFLPTPIAPTDRPIS; translated from the coding sequence ATGGCTGACCCCAAGGGTTTTCTCACCACGAAGCGGGAGACACCGAAGTCGCGGCCGGTGGACCTGCGGCTGATGGACTGGCGGGAGGTCTACGAGGACTTCGCCACCTCCCGGCTGGAGAAGCAGGCAGGCCGCTGCATGGACTGCGGCATCCCGTTCTGCCACGAGGGTTGCCCGCTCGGGAACCTGATCCCGGAGTGGAACACGCTGGTGTGGCGGGATGACTGGCAGGACGCGATCGAGCGGCTGCACGCCACGAACAACTTCCCCGAGTTCACCGGGACGCTGTGCCCGGCGCCGTGCGAGACGGCGTGCGTGCTCGGCATCAACGACGACCCGGTGACCATCAAACGGGTGGAGATCTCCATCATCGACCGGGCCTGGGAGGAGGGCTGGGTTCAGCCGCAGCTCCCGGAGACCAGGACCGGCAGGAAGGTCGCGGTCGTCGGTTCGGGCCCCTCCGGGTTGGCCGCGGCGCAGCAGCTCACCCGCGCCGGGCACGATGTGGTCGTGTTCGAGCGGGCCGACGCCATCGGCGGCCTGCTGCGCTACGGGATCCCCGAGTTCAAGATGGAGAAGTTCCGGCTGGACCGCAGGCTGGAGCAGATGCGCGCGGAGGGCACCGAGTTCCGCGCCGGGGTGAACGTGGGCGTTGACATCACCGCCGAGCAACTGCGTAGCGAGTACGACGCCGTGGTGCTCGCGGGCGGTGCCACGGCCTGGCGGGACCTGCCGATCACCGGCCGGGAGGCCGAGGGCGTGTACCAGGCCATGGAGTACCTGCCGCCAGCCAACCGGGTCGCCAGCGGCGCGCGGGAGAGCACGCCGATCGACGCGAAGGGCAAGCATGTCGTGGTGATCGGCGGCGGGGACACCGGCGCGGACTGCGTCGGCACCGCGCACCGGCAGGGCGCCGCCTCGGTGACTCAGCTGGAGATCATGCCGCGCCCGCCGCAGTCGCGCGCGGAGACCCAGCCGTGGCCCACCTACCCGATGATCTACCGGGTGTCCTCGGCACACGAGGAGGGCGGCGAGCGGATCTACTCGGTGAACACCCAGGAGTTCCTCGCCGACGACGAGGGCAGGCTGCGCGCGCTGCGCCTGGTCGAGGTACGCAACGAGGACGGCAAGTTCGTCCCGGTGGAGGGCACCGAGCAGGAGATCCCCGCGCAGCTGACGCTGCTGGCCATGGGCTTCGTCGGCCCGGAGAAGGCCGGGCTGCTCGAGGATCTCGGGGTCGAGCTGGACCAGCGCGGGAACGTGGCAAGGAACTCCTCCTTCCAAACCAGTGTGGACAATGTGTTCGTGGCCGGGGACATGGGCCGCGGGCAGTCACTGATCGTGTGGGCGATCGCCGAGGGCCGGTCCGCGGCGGCCGGGGTGGACGCCTACCTGACCGGGCGGGACTTCCTGCCCACCCCGATCGCGCCGACCGACCGGCCGATCTCCTGA